One window of Cucurbita pepo subsp. pepo cultivar mu-cu-16 chromosome LG19, ASM280686v2, whole genome shotgun sequence genomic DNA carries:
- the LOC111782266 gene encoding 20 kDa chaperonin, chloroplastic-like, which translates to MAAAQLTGSLISAKNLPSFNGLRPSAVKFSPSIAHMIVGGRANRSYTGLVVRAATVVAPKYTSIKPLGDRVLVKIKEAEEKTDGGILLPTTAQSKPQGGEVVAVGEGKSIGNTKVESSVKTGAQVVYSKYAGTELEFNGSKHLILKEDDIVGILETDDAKDLQPLNDRVLIKVAAAEEKTAGGLLLTEASKEKPSIGTVIAVGPGHLDEEGNKKPLSIAAGNNVMYSKYAGNEFKGKDGSDYIALRASDVIAILS; encoded by the exons ATGGCGGCAGCTCAGCTTACAGGATCTCTAATTTCTGCGAAGAATCTGCCTTCTTTCAATGGGCTTCGTCCTTCTGCGGTGAAATTCTCTCCTTCTATTGCTCATATGATAGTGGGGGGTCGGGCCAACAGATCTTACACTGGCTTGGTTGTTAGAGCTGCTACTGTGGTTGCTCCAAAG TACACTTCGATCAAGCCATTGGGCGACAGAGTGTTGGTGAAGATAAAGGAAGCTGAAGAGAAGACTGATGGAGGGATTTTACTTCCAACAACAGCTCAGTCGAAACCTCAAGGTGGGGAGGTTGTTGCTGTTGGAGAAGGCAAGTCAATTGGAAATACCAAAGTGGAAAGTAGTGTAAAG ACTGGTGCTCAAGTTGTGTACTCCAAGTATGCTGGAACTGAGTTAGAGTTCAATGGTTCAAAGCATCTTATTCTGAAGGAAGATGATATCGTCGGTATTCTAGAAACCGATGATGCGAAAGATCTTCAGCCCCTGAACGACAGGGTCTTGATCAAG GTGGCTGCGGCTGAGGAAAAAACAGCAGGAGGTTTGTTGCTGACAGAGGCATCCAAAGAGAAACCGTCGATCGGAACG GTGATAGCAGTTGGCCCTGGTCATCTGGACGAGGAGGGCAACAAGAAACCGCTTTCGATTGCAGCGGGAAATAACGTTATGTACTCGAAGTATGCTGGGAACGAGTTCAAGGGCAAAGATGGATCTGATTACATCGCTTTGAGGGCTTCAGACGTGATTGCAATTCTATCTTAG
- the LOC111781546 gene encoding uncharacterized protein LOC111781546: MGKENLLQCVDEKAEVNGCSTIGNDEDLGSQSRHSVGKEFGASCRVCQCTESDRRGDAALGFLGITSPKMEARKNDEDSKPEKQSVKNVKRDSGSIEFIGPNGEVFICKADIEMGSCHYEDALVELGCSCKSDLALVHYACALKWFVNHGSTVCEICGCVAENIRTNDFRKVVSSLKEYEALRERTANGEPNPMHTNTGTDIDPDAVAAIRRQRLCEISLWFSPHNYSSNNNSTAASQVALEHPNIISENVINAENPATRWAVEGTGILLATGLLTVTLACLIAPRLGKKTAKSGLHILLGGVCALAVVVFFRFFVLTRIKYSLARYWAILFIFLFLVLFGIWASRTHGARTT; the protein is encoded by the exons ATGGGAAAGGAAAATTTGTTGCAGTGTGTTGATGAAAAAGCTGAAGTGAATGGTTGTTCAACAATTGGGAATGATGAAGATTTGGGTTCTCAGTCTCGCCATAGTGTAGGCAAGGAATTTGGGGCAAGTTGTCGTGTGTGTCAATGTACTGAATCGGACAGAAGGGGTGATGCTGCCTTAGGATTTCTTGGCATCACTTCTCCGAAAATGGAAGCAAGAAAAAACGACGAGGATTCTAAGCCCGAGAAGCAAAgtgtaaaaaatgttaaaagggATTCTGGTTCAATTGAGTTCATAGGTCCTAATGGGGAGGTTTTCATTTGCAAAGCTGATATTGAAATGGGTTCATGTCATTATGAAGATGCATTAGTCGAGCTTGGATGTTCTTGCAAGAGTGACCTTGCTCTCGTACATTATGCGTGTGCTCTCAAGTGGTTTGTCAATCATGGATCTACAGTTTGTGAAATCTGTGGATGTGTTGCAGAAAATATTAGAACTAATGACTTTAGAAAGGTTGTGAGTTCTTTGAAGGAATATGAAGCTTTAAGGGAAAGAACTGCTAATGGGGAACCTAATCCTATGCATACTAATACCGGTACTGATATAGATCCTGATGCTGTTGCTGCCATCCGCAGGCAGCGACTTTGTGAAATCTCATTGTGGTTTAGTCCTCATAATTATAGTAGCAACAATAATTCTACTGCAGCCTCCCAGGTTGCTTTGGAACATCCGAATATCATCTCGGAAAATGTTATTAATGCTGAAAATCCTGCAACCAGATGGGCTGTTGAGGGTACTGGAATTCTCCTTGCTACTGGACTGCTTACTGTGACGCTCGCTTGCCTAATAGCTCCTCGTCTGGGGAAG AAAACAGCTAAAAGTGGCCTTCACATTCTTCTTGGAGGAGTTTGTGCGTTAGCCGTGGTTGTTTTCTTCCGCTTT TTTGTGCTTACCAGGATAAAATACAGTCTTGCACGATATTGGGctattttgttcatctttttgtTCCTGGTGTTGTTCGGCATTTGGGCATCGAGGACACATGGTGCTCGTACGACGTAA
- the LOC111781749 gene encoding amino acid permease 2-like: protein MAVLPINDSSSSDDDGRPKRTGTFWTASAHIITAVIGSGVLSLAWAIAQLGWIAGPIVMLLFAFISYYTSCLLTDCYRSNDSVNAKRNYTYMHAVRSFLGRGQTVVCGVIQYMDLIGVAIGYTIASSISMMAVKRSNCFHKSGGKSPCRMSSNPFMVSFGVVEIILSQIPKFDQIWWLSTVAAIMSFTYSTIGLALGIAKVAENGSFKGTVTETQKIWRTFQALGDIAFAYSFSVILIEIQDTIRCPPSEAKTMKKASGFSIAVTTIFYLLCGCMGYAAFGNNAPGNLLTGFGFYNPYWLLDIANVAIVVHLVGAYQVFCQPVFAFVEKTAAQTWPDSAFITKHYRLSLSSSRSYNINFFRLVWRTLFVCFTTVVAMLLPFFNDIVGIMGAFQFWPLSVYFPVQMYIVQKKIAKWSVKWVCVQTMSMGCLLISIAAGVGSLIGVVLDLKVYKPFITRY from the exons ATGGCCGTGCTCCCGATCAATGACTCCTCGAGCTCCGATGATGATGGTCGCCCCAAGCGGACTG GTACGTTTTGGACAGCAAGTGCTCATATAATCACAGCCGTAATTGGTTCGGGTGTGTTATCGTTAGCATGGGCGATCGCTCAGCTCGGATGGATTGCCGGTCCCATCGTGATGCTCCTATTTGCCTTCATAAGTTACTATACCTCTTGTTTGCTCACTGATTGCTATCGCTCCAACGACTCAGTTAACGCCAAGAGAAACTATACTTACATGCATGCAGTCCGCTCCTTCCTAG GCAGAGGTCAAACAGTAGTATGTGGAGTAATACAATACATGGACTTGATTGGAGTCGCAATCGGATATACAATCGCGTCATCGATCAGCATGAT GGCGGTTAAACGGTCAAATTGCTTCCACAAAAGTGGGGGAAAGAGTCCATGTCGTATGTCAAGCAATCCATTTATGGTATCATTTGGAGTTGTGGAGATAATTTTGtctcaaattccaaaatttgaCCAAATTTGGTGGCTCTCCACAGTGGCTGCTATCATGTCGTTTACATATTCAACCATTGGCCTTGCTCTTGGGATTGCCAAAGTTGCAG AAAATGGGAGTTTTAAAGGAACAGTGACTGAAACCCAAAAGATTTGGAGAACTTTTCAAGCACTTGGAGATATTGCTTTTGCCTATTCTTTTTCAGTTATCCTTATTGAAATTcag GACACAATCAGATGCCCACCATCAGAAGCAAAGACAATGAAGAAGGCCTCAGGATTCAGCATTGCAGTGACCACAATCTTCTACCTACTTTGTGGATGCATGGGCTATGCAGCCTTTGGCAACAACGCCCCAGGCAACCTCTTGACAGGCTTTGGCTTCTACAACCCGTATTGGCTCCTCGACATCGCCAACGTCGCCATCGTCGTCCATCTCGTCGGCGCCTACCAAGTCTTCTGTCAGCCCGTCTTTGCCTTCGTCGAGAAGACGGCAGCTCAAACATGGCCCGATTCCGCCTTCATCACCAAACATTACAGGCTCTCCCTCTCTTCCTCTCGCTCGTACAATATCAACTTCTTTCGACTTGTATGGCGAACCCTTTTCGTGTGCTTCACCACCGTCGTCGCCATGTTGCTCCCGTTCTTTAACGACATCGTCGGGATTATGGGGGCCTTCCAATTCTGGCCGTTGTCGGTCTACTTTCCGGTTCAGATGTATATTGTTCAGAAGAAGATAGCTAAATGGAGTGTGAAGTGGGTATGTGTTCAAACTATGAGCATGGGATGCCTTTTGATATCCATTGCTGCTGGTGTGGGCTCTCTTATTGGTGTTGTGCTTGATCTTAAGGTTTATAAGCCTTTCATCACAAGATATTGA
- the LOC111781547 gene encoding thioredoxin-like 3-1, chloroplastic, with translation MSVLAATTAQILYSEVHHNQHQIPSNGGRRCFVNRDFGSVLFGRRNGERRRLRRREFRMGTEAGFWPDLSRPAMVEMESIEDSEQLDRILAHAQELSQPVLIDWMATWCRKCIYLKPKLEKLAADYLTKAKFYYVDVNKVPQSLVKRGNISKMPTIQLWKDGEMKAEVIGGHKAWLVIEEVKEMIQKFV, from the exons ATGTCTGTGTTGGCTGCGACCACTGCTCAGATTCTGTACAGCGAAGTTCATCACAATCAACACCAAATTCCGAGCAATGGGGGGAGGCGGTGTTTTGTGAACAGAGATTTTGGGTCTGTTTTATTTGGCCGGAGAAATGGGGAGCGGCGGAGGCTGCGGCGGAGGGAGTTCAGGATGGGGACGGAAGCTGGGTTTTGGCCGGATCTGTCCCGGCCGGCGATGGTGGAGATGGAGTCCATTGAGGATTCCGAGCAGCTTGATCGGATTTTGGCTCACGCCCAGGAACTGTCTCAGCCGGTTCTTATCGACTG GATGGCAACGTGGTGTAGGAAATGCATCTACTTGAAGCCTAAATTGGAGAAACTTGCTGCTGATTATCTTACCAa AGCAAAATTTTACTATGTGGATGTGAATAAGGTCCCTCAATCTCTAGTTAAACGTGGAAACATCTCT AAAATGCCAACAATTCAG cTTTGGAAGGATGGAGAAATGAAAGCAGAAGTGATTGGAGGGCACAAAGCTTGGCTTGTGATCGAAGAAGTTAAAGAAATGATTCAAAAGTTTGTTTAG
- the LOC111782063 gene encoding protein DOG1-like 4, with the protein MSTNTMSSNLESETFREFFENWLVEQNQYLSELISLAKANDADPTTCSNDVDMLIKRVMECYEHYYKVKSDWIDQDALAMLKPTWISSLEDTFLWLGGWRPSMAFHLLYSKSGLQLEGRLSELIHGLSTGDLADLSYEQIMETDTLQRATIKKEREISEKMAKYQETIADPSMVELAHVASESKRERGESSGECMTRMEEQLTVALGRREDGLKEIVKMADELRLTTLKEIAGILTKSQTVHFFIAAAELHLRIHEWGLQRDCGRRSKEPN; encoded by the coding sequence ATGTCTACCAACACAATGTCAAGCAATCTCGAGAGCGAAACCTTTCGAGAATTCTTCGAAAATTGGTTGGTCGAGCAAAATCAATACCTGAGTGAACTCATTTCCCTAGCGAAAGCCAACGACGCCGATCCAACAACATGTTCGAACGATGTCGACATGCTAATCAAACGAGTCATGGAGTGTTACGAGCATTACTACAAGGTGAAATCCGATTGGATAGACCAAGATGCATTGGCAATGCTAAAGCCAACATGGATATCATCATTGGAAGACACATTCCTATGGCTAGGAGGATGGCGACCAAGCATGGCTTTTCACTTACTCTACTCGAAATCAGGTCTCCAACTCGAAGGTCGTCTTTCCGAGCTAATCCACGGCCTCTCGACGGGCGATCTAGCCGATCTCTCCTACGAACAAATCATGGAAACCGACACGTTACAAAGGGCGACGATtaagaaagagagggaaataAGTGAAAAGATGGCGAAATATCAAGAGACAATAGCTGATCCATCAATGGTGGAGTTGGCTCATGTGGCGAGTgagtccaaaagggaaaggggAGAGTCATCGGGTGAGTGCATGACAAGAATGGAAGAGCAATTGACGGTGGCTTtgggaagaagagaagatggTTTGAAAGAGATAGTGAAAATGGCTGATGAACTAAGGCTTACAACGTTGAAGGAAATTGCTGGGATATTGACAAAGTCACAAACGGTTCATTTTTTCATAGCGGCTGCGGAGTTGCACTTGAGGATTCATGAGTGGGGATTGCAAAGAGATTGTGGACGACGATCTAAGGAACCAAATTGA